One Punica granatum isolate Tunisia-2019 chromosome 3, ASM765513v2, whole genome shotgun sequence genomic window carries:
- the LOC116198552 gene encoding probable indole-3-acetic acid-amido synthetase GH3.1, whose product MAVESTLSSPLGPPACEKDVMALQFIEEMTRNVDAVQERVLAEILSRNSDTEYLRRFRLKGATDRDTFKAFVPVVTYEDLQPDIQRIANGDRSNIFSSHPISEFLTSSGTSAGERKLMPTIHEELDRRQQLYTLLMPVMNLYVPGLDKGKGLYFLFVKAEMKTPGGLVARPVLTSYYKSDHFKTRPYDPYNVYTSPNEAILCADSFQSMYTQMLCGLIMREEVLRVGAVFASGLLRAIRFLQLNWQELAHDISTGALNVKVTDPSIRECMSKILKPNPELANFIMKECLKDDWEGIITRIWPNSKYLDVIVTGAMAQYIPTLDYYSGGLPLACTMYASSECYFGLNLKPMSKPSEVSYTIMPNMAYFEFMPHDPSTPLPSRDSPPRLVDLADVELGKEYELVITTYSGLCRYRVGDILRVSGFHNAAPQFNFVRRKNVLLSIDSDKTDEAELQKAIDNASGFLHDFNTSIVEYTSFADTKTIPGHYVIYWELLVKDPKNAPSPDVLNQCCLTMEEALNSVYRQGRVADNSIGPLEIRVVKNGTFEELMDYAISRGASINQYKVPRCVNFTPIVELLDSRLVSAHFSPSLPHWIPEGRKTLS is encoded by the exons ATGGCGGTTGAATCGACTCTGTCATCCCCGTTGGGCCCACCCGCTTGCGAGAAGGATGTAATGGCTCTCCAATTCATCGAAGAGATGACCAGGAACGTGGATGCAGTGCAAGAGAGGGTCCTTGCAGAGATACTTAGCAGGAACTCGGATACCGAGTACCTGAGGCGGTTCAGGCTCAAGGGGGCCACGGACCGCGACACGTTCAAGGCCTTCGTCCCAGTGGTCACTTACGAGGATCTCCAGCCCGATATCCAACGCATAGCCAACGGGGATCGCTCGAACATCTTCTCGTCCCACCCCATCTCTGAGTTTCTCACGAG TTCTGGGACTTCGGCTGGGGAGAGAAAGTTGATGCCTACAATTCATGAAGAGTTGGACCGTCGCCAGCAATTGTACACCCTCCTCATGCCCGTCATGAACCT GTACGTTCCTGGCTTAGACAAAGGCAAGGGGCTCTATTTCTTGTTTGTGAAGGCAGAGATGAAAACGCCGGGAGGTCTTGTGGCTCGTCCCGTGCTCACTAGCTACTACAAGAGCGACCACTTCAAGACCCGTCCCTACGACCCCTACAATGTCTACACCAGCCCGAACGAGGCCATTCTATGCGCTGACTCCTTCCAGAGCATGTACACCCAAATGTTGTGTGGCTTGATCATGCGGGAAGAAGTCCTTCGAGTCGGCGCCGTGTTTGCCTCGGGCCTTCTCAGGGCTATAAGGTTCCTCCAACTCAACTGGCAGGAGCTGGCCCACGACATCTCGACCGGTGCCCTGAACGTTAAAGTCACTGACCCTTCGATCAGGGAGTGCATGTCCAAGATCCTTAAACCGAATCCCGAGTTGGCGAATTTCATCATGAAGGAATGTTTGAAGGACGATTGGGAAGGGATCATCACAAGGATTTGGCCCAACAGCAAGTACTTGGATGTGATTGTGACTGGCGCTATGGCTCAATACATTCCCACACTTGATTACTACAGTGGCGGGTTGCCATTAGCTTGCACCATGTATGCATCGTCAGAGTGCTACTTTGGCCTTAACCTAAAGCCGATGTCCAAACCCTCGGAAGTTTCATACACCATCATGCCAAACATGGCATACTTCGAGTTCATGCCTCATGACCCTTCAACACCACTGCCTTCACGTGATTCGCCTCCTCGCCTAGTAGACCTCGCCGACGTAGAACTTGGAAAGGAGTACGAGCTTGTCATAACAACCTATTCCGGATTGTGCCGGTACAGGGTTGGGGATATCCTAAGGGTCTCCGGCTTCCACAACGCTGCCCCGCAATTTAACTTTGTCAGGAGGAAGAATGTCCTCCTCAGCATCGACTCAGACAAGACTGATGAGGCCGAGCTTCAAAAGGCCATTGACAATGCCTCAGGGTTCCTCCACGATTTCAACACAAGCATCGTGGAGTACACAAGCTTCGCGGACACAAAGACAATCCCAGGGCACTACGTGATTTACTGGGAACTTTTGGTCAAAGACCCGAAAAATGCACCGTCACCCGACGTCCTAAACCAGTGTTGTCTCACCATGGAGGAAGCACTGAACTCAGTGTATAGACAAGGCCGGGTGGCAGATAATTCGATCGGACCGCTAGAGATCAGGGTGGTGAAGAATGGCACGTTCGAGGAGCTCATGGACTATGCCATCTCCAGGGGTGCTTCCATCAATCAGTATAAGGTGCCGAGGTGCGTGAATTTCACCCCTATCGTGGAACTTCTCGACTCGAGATTGGTCTCTGCCCATTTCAGTCCGTCCTTGCCACACTGGATCCCAGAGGGACGCAAAACACTGAGCTAG
- the LOC116201543 gene encoding aspartic proteinase-like protein 2 isoform X2 translates to MARALSPIQATVFLLLCYSSAVQFGLSTNGLLAPPHNGARPPMVLPLFPSPPNSSRASPDSRRRHLQGSDKPNARMSLHDDLLLNGYYTTRLWIGTQPQKFSLIVDTGSTVTYVPCSTCDQCGKHQDPKFQPEESSTYQPVKCNIDCNCDDSRVQCVYERQYAEMSSSSGVLGEDVVSFGNLSALPPQRVVFGCENVETGDLYSQHADGIMGLGQGDLSIVDQLVGKGVISDSFSLCYGGMEIGGGAMVLGGISPPSDMVFSYSDAGRSPYYNIDLKEIHVGGKPLHLNPKIFDGKYGSVLDSGTTYAYLPEDAFLAFKEAVMQEVQSLKQIRGPDPNYKDICFSGAGSDISQLSSSFPAVDMVFGNGQKFTLSPENYLFRHSKVRGAYCLGIFQNGKDPTTLLGGIIVRNTLVTYDREHSKIGFWKTNCSELWARLHLSSPASSTSNRTHNQSIDVTPSPAPTPSEEIQVGQITFEMSSSMNVSDLKNLTIELVQIVAHELDVNITQDIISRLSEDRVQLPKSFGSYQFSKWHVEPPETRTWWQKHYLAVVLAVTAIFLIGLSASSAWLLWRWSQRTVNSYKPVDAMIPEQELQPL, encoded by the exons ATGGCCCGGGCACTGTCCCCGATTCAGGCCAccgtcttcctcctcctctgttATTCGTCCGCCGTCCAATTCGGCCTCTCCACGAACGGCCTCCTCGCTCCGCCCCATAATGGCGCCCGCCCTCCCATGGTCCTGCCCCTCTTCCCCTCTCCTCCCAATTCCTCCCGGGCATCCCCCGATTCCCGCCGCCGGCACCTCCAGGGATCCGACAAGCCCAATGCCCGTATGTCCCTCCACGACGATCTGCTCCTCAACGG GTACTATACAACGAGGCTTTGGATCGGGACGCAGCCACAGAAGTTTTCCCTGATTGTCGATACGGGCAGTACAGTCACCTATGTCCCGTGCTCGACTTGTGATCAATGTGGGAAGCACCAG GACCCGAAATTCCAGCCTGAAGAGTCTAGCACATACCAGCCCGTTAAATGCAACATAGACTGCAACTGCGATGACAGCAGAGTCCAGTGTGTCTACGAGAGACAATATGCTGAGATGAGCTCTAGCAGTGGAGTTCTGGGCGAAGATGTAGTTTCATTTGGGAACTTAAGTGCACTCCCTCCTCAGCGAGTGGTTTTTGGATGTGAAAATGTGGAGACAGGAGATCTCTATAGTCAACATGCTGATGGCATAATGGGCCTTGGCCAAGGCGATCTCAGCATTGTGGATCAGCTTGTTGGGAAGGGAGTAATCAGTGACTCCTTCTCTCTGTGTTACGGTGGAATGGAGATTGGGGGAGGGGCAATGGTTCTTGGGGGAATCTCTCCTCCATCCGACATGGTTTTTTCATACTCTGATGCAGGACGAAg TCCCTATTACAATATTGATCTGAAGGAGATACATGTCGGGGGGAAGCCACTGCATCTGAACCCGAAAATATTTGATGGAAAATACGGAAGTGTCCTTGACAGTGGGACAACTTATGCTTACCTGCCTGAAGACGCTTTTTTAGCTTTCAAGGAGGCT GTGATGCAAGAAGTTCAATCCTTGAAGCAAATCCGTGGTCCTGACCCAAATTATAAAGATATTTGCTTCTCTGGTGCTGGAAG TGACATTTCTCAATTGTCAAGCTCCTTCCCGGCAGTAGATATGGTATTTGGCAATGGGCAAAAGTTCACTCTATCACCTGAGAATTACTTATTCCGG CATTCGAAGGTTCGTGGAGCTTATTGCCTCGGGATTTTTCAAAATGGAAAAGATCCAACAACTCTCTTGGGAG GGATTATTGTTCGAAACACACTTGTAACATACGATCGAGAGCATTCGAAGATCGGGTTCTGGAAGACAAATTGTTCTGAGTTGTGGGCAAGACTTCATCTATCTTCTCCAGCATCCTCAACTTCTAACCGAACCCACAACCAATCGATTGATGTCACACCTAGTCCTGCTCCTACGCCATCTGAAG AAATTCAAGTTGGACAAATCACATTTGAGATGTCCTCAAGCATGAACGTTTCGGACCTCAAAAATCTCACAATAGAGCTTGTTCAAATCGTTGCACATGAGTTAGACGTCAATATCACACAG GACATTATTTCCCGGCTTTCTGAAGATCGTGTTCAACTTCCCAAGTCCTTTGGAAGCTACCAGTTTAGTAAGTGGCATGTTGAACCTCCAGAAACACG GACATGGTGGCAAAAACATTATCTGGCTGTGGTTCTGGCAGTTACTGCTATATTCTTGATCGGATTATCAGCTTCAAGTGCATGGCTCCTATGGAGATGGAGCCAGCGAACTGTAAACAGCTACAAGCCCGTCGACGCGATGATTCCTGAGCAAGAGCTCCAGCCACTATGA
- the LOC116201543 gene encoding aspartic proteinase-like protein 2 isoform X1 gives MARALSPIQATVFLLLCYSSAVQFGLSTNGLLAPPHNGARPPMVLPLFPSPPNSSRASPDSRRRHLQGSDKPNARMSLHDDLLLNGYYTTRLWIGTQPQKFSLIVDTGSTVTYVPCSTCDQCGKHQDPKFQPEESSTYQPVKCNIDCNCDDSRVQCVYERQYAEMSSSSGVLGEDVVSFGNLSALPPQRVVFGCENVETGDLYSQHADGIMGLGQGDLSIVDQLVGKGVISDSFSLCYGGMEIGGGAMVLGGISPPSDMVFSYSDAGRSPYYNIDLKEIHVGGKPLHLNPKIFDGKYGSVLDSGTTYAYLPEDAFLAFKEAVMQEVQSLKQIRGPDPNYKDICFSGAGSDISQLSSSFPAVDMVFGNGQKFTLSPENYLFRHSKVRGAYCLGIFQNGKDPTTLLGGIIVRNTLVTYDREHSKIGFWKTNCSELWARLHLSSPASSTSNRTHNQSIDVTPSPAPTPSEEIQVGQITFEMSSSMNVSDLKNLTIELVQIVAHELDVNITQVHLLSLTPKENGSLIRWAILPGGLDKYISNSTAIDIISRLSEDRVQLPKSFGSYQFSKWHVEPPETRTWWQKHYLAVVLAVTAIFLIGLSASSAWLLWRWSQRTVNSYKPVDAMIPEQELQPL, from the exons ATGGCCCGGGCACTGTCCCCGATTCAGGCCAccgtcttcctcctcctctgttATTCGTCCGCCGTCCAATTCGGCCTCTCCACGAACGGCCTCCTCGCTCCGCCCCATAATGGCGCCCGCCCTCCCATGGTCCTGCCCCTCTTCCCCTCTCCTCCCAATTCCTCCCGGGCATCCCCCGATTCCCGCCGCCGGCACCTCCAGGGATCCGACAAGCCCAATGCCCGTATGTCCCTCCACGACGATCTGCTCCTCAACGG GTACTATACAACGAGGCTTTGGATCGGGACGCAGCCACAGAAGTTTTCCCTGATTGTCGATACGGGCAGTACAGTCACCTATGTCCCGTGCTCGACTTGTGATCAATGTGGGAAGCACCAG GACCCGAAATTCCAGCCTGAAGAGTCTAGCACATACCAGCCCGTTAAATGCAACATAGACTGCAACTGCGATGACAGCAGAGTCCAGTGTGTCTACGAGAGACAATATGCTGAGATGAGCTCTAGCAGTGGAGTTCTGGGCGAAGATGTAGTTTCATTTGGGAACTTAAGTGCACTCCCTCCTCAGCGAGTGGTTTTTGGATGTGAAAATGTGGAGACAGGAGATCTCTATAGTCAACATGCTGATGGCATAATGGGCCTTGGCCAAGGCGATCTCAGCATTGTGGATCAGCTTGTTGGGAAGGGAGTAATCAGTGACTCCTTCTCTCTGTGTTACGGTGGAATGGAGATTGGGGGAGGGGCAATGGTTCTTGGGGGAATCTCTCCTCCATCCGACATGGTTTTTTCATACTCTGATGCAGGACGAAg TCCCTATTACAATATTGATCTGAAGGAGATACATGTCGGGGGGAAGCCACTGCATCTGAACCCGAAAATATTTGATGGAAAATACGGAAGTGTCCTTGACAGTGGGACAACTTATGCTTACCTGCCTGAAGACGCTTTTTTAGCTTTCAAGGAGGCT GTGATGCAAGAAGTTCAATCCTTGAAGCAAATCCGTGGTCCTGACCCAAATTATAAAGATATTTGCTTCTCTGGTGCTGGAAG TGACATTTCTCAATTGTCAAGCTCCTTCCCGGCAGTAGATATGGTATTTGGCAATGGGCAAAAGTTCACTCTATCACCTGAGAATTACTTATTCCGG CATTCGAAGGTTCGTGGAGCTTATTGCCTCGGGATTTTTCAAAATGGAAAAGATCCAACAACTCTCTTGGGAG GGATTATTGTTCGAAACACACTTGTAACATACGATCGAGAGCATTCGAAGATCGGGTTCTGGAAGACAAATTGTTCTGAGTTGTGGGCAAGACTTCATCTATCTTCTCCAGCATCCTCAACTTCTAACCGAACCCACAACCAATCGATTGATGTCACACCTAGTCCTGCTCCTACGCCATCTGAAG AAATTCAAGTTGGACAAATCACATTTGAGATGTCCTCAAGCATGAACGTTTCGGACCTCAAAAATCTCACAATAGAGCTTGTTCAAATCGTTGCACATGAGTTAGACGTCAATATCACACAG GTCCATCTATTGAGTCTTACCCCTAAGGAAAATGGTTCGCTCATCAGGTGGGCCATACTTCCTGGTGGCCTCGATAAATACATTTCCAATTCAACTGCAATA GACATTATTTCCCGGCTTTCTGAAGATCGTGTTCAACTTCCCAAGTCCTTTGGAAGCTACCAGTTTAGTAAGTGGCATGTTGAACCTCCAGAAACACG GACATGGTGGCAAAAACATTATCTGGCTGTGGTTCTGGCAGTTACTGCTATATTCTTGATCGGATTATCAGCTTCAAGTGCATGGCTCCTATGGAGATGGAGCCAGCGAACTGTAAACAGCTACAAGCCCGTCGACGCGATGATTCCTGAGCAAGAGCTCCAGCCACTATGA
- the LOC116200867 gene encoding metal transporter Nramp3-like, protein MPPSDDPDQRQPLLAARASGEAEEEQVETAYEASEKVHVAGFGEPDDLDPEDPASYTAVPPFSWRKLWLFTGPGFLMSIAFLDPGNLEGDLQAGAIAGYSLLWLLFWATAMGLFVQLLAARLGVATGRHLAELCREEYPSWARTVLWFMAEVALIGADIQEVIGSAIAIRVLSNGAVPLWAGVVITAADCFIFLFLENYGVRKLEAVFAVLIATMALSFAWMFSEAKPSAVELLLGIVIPKLSSKTIQQAVGVVGCIIMPHNVFLHSALVQSRDIDRAHKGRVREALNYYSIESTVALVVSFIINLFVTTVFAKGFYGTAIADSIGLVNAGNYLQEKYGTAILYIWGVGLLAAGQSSTITGTYAGQFIMGGFLNLRLKKWLRALITRSCAIVPTMIVALIFDTSEDSLDDLNEWLNVLQSVQIPFALIPLLWLVSKEQIMGTFKIGPVLKTVAWVITVLVMVINGYLLVDFLTDEVTGVVFGSLVGVVAAAYLAFIVYLILRGIGFSKLCNIFQSKRVVNAES, encoded by the exons ATGCCGCCATCCGACGACCCGGACCAACGTCAGCCGCTCCTGGCGGCGCGAGCGTCAGGAGAAGCGGAGGAGGAACAAGTAGAGACCGCGTATGAGGCCTCCGAGAAGGTCCACGTTGCCGGGTTCGGGGAGCCCGACGACCTGGACCCCGAGGACCCAGCTTCCTACACCGCGGTGCCACCCTTCTCGTGGCGGAAGCTGTGGCTTTTCACTGGGCCGGGGTTCCTGATGAGCATAGCCTTCCTAGACCCCGGGAACCTGGAAGGGGACCTGCAGGCTGGGGCGATCGCGGGCTACTCCCTCCTCTGGCTGCTCTTCTGGGCCACGGCCATGGGGCTGTTCGTCCAGCTCCTGGCGGCCCGCCTCGGCGTCGCCACTGGACGACACCTGGCCGAGCTCTGCCGGGAGGAGTACCCCAGCTGGGCCAGGACGGTGCTCTGGTTCATGGCGGAGGTGGCCCTGATTGGGGCGGACATTCAAGAGGTGATCGGGAGCGCCATTGCAATCCGGGTCCTGAGCAACGGAGCGGTGCCCCTGTGGGCTGGTGTCGTCATAACCGCCGCTGATTG CTTCATCTTTCTGTTTCTTGAGAACTACGGCGTGAGGAAACTGGAGGCAGTATTTGCTGTTCTTATTGCAACAATGGCACTCTCTTTCGCTTGGATGTTCAGTGAAGCAAAGCCCAGTGCTGTAGAACTACTTCTAG GAATCGTGATACCGAAGCTGAGCTCCAAAACGATACAACAGGCTGTGGGAGTTGTGGGCTGCATCATCATGCCCCACAACGTGTTCTTGCACTCTGCCCTTGTACAATCCCGAGACATCGACCGCGCCCATAAAGGCCGAGTCCGAGAAGCCTTAAACTACTATTCTATAGAGTCCACGGTCGCACTTGTTGTCTCCTTCATCATCAACCTCTTCGTCACAACCGTCTTTGCAAAAGGCTTCTATGGAACTGCAATTGCAGATAGCATCGGCCTTGTGAATGCGGGCAACTACCTTCAAGAAAAGTATGGGACTGCCATTCTGTACATTTGGGGAGTCGGGTTACTAGCAGCAGGACAGAGCAGCACTATAACAGGAACTTATGCAGGGCAGTTCATCATGGGAGGTTTCCTAAATTTGAGGTTGAAGAAGTGGTTGAGGGCTTTGATAACCCGAAGCTGCGCGATTGTCCCAACTATGATAGTCGCTCTTATCTTTGACACCTCCGAGGACAGTTTAGATGATCTTAACGAGTGGCTGAATGTGCTTCAGTCTGTACAGATCCCTTTCGCGCTTATTCCGCTTCTTTGGTTGGTCTCCAAGGAGCAGATCATGGGGACCTTTAAGATTGGTCCTGTTCTCAAG ACCGTCGCTTGGGTGATCACAGTTCTGGTGATGGTGATCAATGGCTATCTTCTGGTAGACTTTCTCACAGATGAAGTGACGGGAGTAGTGTTCGGCTCTTTAGTGGGCGTCGTTGCAGCTGCATATCTCGCATTTATAGTCTACCTCATCTTGCGTGGTATCGGGTTCTCAAAGTTGTGCAACATTTTCCAATCAAAGAGAGTCGTGAATGCAGAAAGCTGA